The following is a genomic window from Caproiciproducens sp. CPB-2.
TCACCCATAATATGCAAATTCGCCGCCTCCCTGCTTGTCCCTTTTTGTTTAGGATAACATGGAGCGCGGCAATTTTTTGTAAAATTATGGTAATCAAAAAATTTTTTATTTGTTCCTTTTTGGCAGTTTGTGTGCTTTCGGGTTCCTTCCACACGATTCCTGTTTATCCGAAGCGGCGCCACGGTTCTAAAAATGATTGCCGCCGCATAGGAAGGAAGGCTTAAAGCGGGCTTTTCGCAATCTTTGCCCCGTGCCGCGGATAGGCCGCGGGAATCGGTCCCGTCCGTCTGATCAGTATCAGACTGCGGCTGTCCCTGTTCGGCAGTTCAAACTTTTCGATTGCGTCCAGCGTACAGCCCAGGAGAGCGACGGCATTTTCCGCCGCACGGACTTCCTCCTCCGGCTCGGGCCCCTTCATCGCGATAAATACCCCTCCGATTTTCAGAAACGGCAGGCAGTATTCGCAAAGCAAATTCAGCGGCGCGACGGCCCTTGCGGTGGCAAAATCGAATTTTCCCCGGTATGCGCCCTGCCTTCCGGCTTCCTCCGCGCGCGCGTGTACAAATTCGGCGCTGAAAGGTAACTTTTCCGCCAGATCCTGCAAAAAGACCAGGCGTTTATTGAGCCCGTCCAGCAGGGTCAGTTTCAGGCCGGGACGCATCAGCTTGAGCGGTACGCCGGGAAACCCCGCGCCGGTGCCGACATCGATCAGCTTCGCGCCTTCCGGCAGGGTCAGGTACTTCAAAATCAGGATGCTGTCCAGAAAATGCTTGTACGCGATCTCCTCAGGCTCCTTTATGGCGGTCAGGTTGATTTTCTGATTCCAATTCAACAGGACCTCCATATATTGTTGAAAACTTTCCGCCTGTTTCCCGCTCAGCGCGATTCCCGCGCCCTGTGCGGAAGAAACCAGCCGCTCGCGAATATCCTCCATCTTATTCCCCCCTGCCGCGCGCAAGCCAGATCAGCAGCACGGAAATATCCGCGGGGCTGACGCCCGAAATGCGGGAAGCCTGTCCGACGCTTGCGGGCATCACCTTCTGCAGTTTTTCCTGCGCTTCGGTTCTCAGGCCGACAATTTCCTTATAATTGATCTTGGCGGGCAACCGGCGTTCTTCCAGACGGCGCATTTCCGCAATATCCGCTTTCTGCCGTTTGATGTAGCCCTCATATTTGATTTCAATTTCCACGTTTTCAAAAACCGCGGCGGGCAGGTCGGGCCGGTCCCTGTCGACTTCCTTTAAAATCCCATAGTTCAGCTGCGGGCGGCGAATCAGCTCGGCCAAGCGCACACCGGTGATTACCGGCGATGTTTCATGTGAAACAAGCAGCTGATTCAGGGCCTCGGACGGCGGCAGGACGGTCTTTTCCGCGCGCAGAAGCTCCTGCTCCTTCTGCTTTTGCTTTTGCTGGAACCGTTCCCAGCGCTCATCGGAAATCAGCCCGATTTTCCTGCCGGTCGGCGTCAGGCGTTCGTCGGCGTTGTCCTGACGAAGCACCAGCCGGTATTCGCTCCGCGACGTCATCATCCGGTAGGGGTCGCTCACCCCCTTGGTAATCAGGTCGTCCACCAGGGTTCCGATATAGGAGCCTGCGCGGTCAAGGATCATCGGCTCCCTTCCCCGTACCTTCAGAGCGGCGTTGATTCCGGCAACCAGCCCCTGCGCGGCGGCCTCCTCGTAACCGGAGCTGCCGTTGAACTGCCCCGCGCCGTAAAGCCCGGGAAATTCCTGAAATTCCAGCGTCGCCTCCATTTGAAGCGGGTCGACACAGTCGTATTCAATCGCGTAGGCGCAGCGCATGATTTCCACATGCTCCAATCCCTTGATCGTGCGGTAAAAAGCGATCTGCACTTCTTCCGGCAGCGAAGAGCTCATCCCCTGCAAATACATTTCCTCGGTGTCCATCCCGCAGGGCTCAATAAAAAGCTGATGTCGCTTCTTATCCGGAAAACGCATGATCTTATCCTCAAAGCTCGGACAGTACCGGGGGCCCACCCCCTCGATTTTGCCGCTGTACATGGGGGAGCGCCCAATATTTTCCAGAATCACCTGCTTGGTGGAGTCGTTTGTCCAGGAGATATGGCAGACCGCACGGTTTTTCAGCGGAGTCAGGGTATCGTAGGAAAACGGAACGACGGGTTCGTCGCCTTCCTGTACCTCAAGGCCGGTAAAGTCGATGCTGGATTTCAAAACGCGCGCGGGGGTGCCGGTCTTGAACCGGCGAAGGCGCAGGCCGATTTTTTTCAGCGCCGCGCCGAGGAACGCCGAGGGAAACATTCCGTCCGGCCCGCCCTCATAGGAAACGTCGCCGACATAAATTTTTCCGCCAAGATAAGTACCGGTGGCGATCACCACCGCCTTTGCGCGGTAAACCGCTTCCATCCGGGTCGTGACCAGCCACAGGCCGTCCGGCCCCCGCTCCAGATCCACGATTTCCGCCTGCTTCAGCTGCAGGTCCGGCTGTGTCTCAAGCTTCCGTTTCATGATCTTGCCGTATTCCCGGCGGTCGATCTGGGCGCGCAGAGAATGGACGGCGGGGCCTTTGCCCAGATTGAGCATTCTGCTCTGCAGCATGGCTTCGTCAGCGGTTTTTCCCATTTCCCCGCCCAGTGCGTCGATTTCCCGGACCAGATGGCCCTTCGCCGTTCCGCCGATAGACGGATTGCAGGGGCAATTCCCCACGGCGTCCATATTGATCGTAAAAACGCAGGTGCTGCAGCCGAGGCGCGCGGATGCGAGCGCGGCCTCGATTCCGGCATGTCCGGCGCCGATCACCACAACATCATAATTACCGGCATCGTATTTCAAAGGTATTCCTCCCATATGATTCGTTTACTTTCCTACACAAAAATGCGAGAAGACGGAATCCACGACCGCTTCCGTCGCGCGTTCACCGGTCAGCTCCAAAAGCGCGGAAACCGCCCCTTCGATCGATACCGTCACGGCGTCCAGCGTAACCCCGCTTTCCACCGCCGTCAGCGCCTCCGTTACACAGTCTCCGGCCTGCCGGGCGGCGGCGCGCTGGCGCTCCGTGAACAGAATCCCGTCCGCGGGGTTCAGCTCCGAAGTACGCAGCACTTCCGCCACCGCGTCCTTCAGCTCCTGCAGTCCTTCGCCCGAAAGCGCGGAAATATATACTATTTGTTGAAAATATTTCTTGATATACCGTACGTCTATTTTTGCGGGCAAATCGCTTTTATTGATGACCGCGATCGCGGCGGATTCCCGGATTGCGGAAATCAGCTCCCGGTCCTCGTCGTTCAGCTCCTGAGAGGAGTCGAAAACAGCCAGAATCAGCTGCGCTTCCCTCAGCTTGCCGCGCGCGCGGTCCACGCCGATTTTCTCCACGGGGTCGTCGGTCAGGCGGATTCCGGCGGTGTCGGACAGGCGGAGCGGAACGTCGCCGAGAATCACCGTATCCTCGACAATATCGCGGGTCGTTCCGGCGTATTCGGTGACGATGCTGCGCTCGCACCCGGCCAGCAGATTCATCAGGGTGGATTTTCCCACATTCGGGCGCCCTGCGATCACCGTCGCAACTCCCTCGCGGATAGCCCGCCCAGCGTCGAACTGGCGCAGAAGATGCCCGATCTCCGATTTTACGGTCAGAAGGGTGGTCTGCAGCTTTTCCGGGTTTACCTGCGGGATATCGTCCTCCGGATAATCCGCCCAGGCGGATAAATGCGCGGCGGCCTCGATCAGCATCCCGCGTATTTTGATGATCTTCTTCTCCAGCGCGCCGTCGTGACCGGCAAGGGCGGCCTTCGCGGCCTGTTCCCCCTGCGCGGAAATGATCTGCATCACGGACTCCGCCTCGGTCAGCCCGAT
Proteins encoded in this region:
- the rsmG gene encoding 16S rRNA (guanine(527)-N(7))-methyltransferase RsmG; translation: MEDIRERLVSSAQGAGIALSGKQAESFQQYMEVLLNWNQKINLTAIKEPEEIAYKHFLDSILILKYLTLPEGAKLIDVGTGAGFPGVPLKLMRPGLKLTLLDGLNKRLVFLQDLAEKLPFSAEFVHARAEEAGRQGAYRGKFDFATARAVAPLNLLCEYCLPFLKIGGVFIAMKGPEPEEEVRAAENAVALLGCTLDAIEKFELPNRDSRSLILIRRTGPIPAAYPRHGAKIAKSPL
- the mnmG gene encoding tRNA uridine-5-carboxymethylaminomethyl(34) synthesis enzyme MnmG, with translation MGGIPLKYDAGNYDVVVIGAGHAGIEAALASARLGCSTCVFTINMDAVGNCPCNPSIGGTAKGHLVREIDALGGEMGKTADEAMLQSRMLNLGKGPAVHSLRAQIDRREYGKIMKRKLETQPDLQLKQAEIVDLERGPDGLWLVTTRMEAVYRAKAVVIATGTYLGGKIYVGDVSYEGGPDGMFPSAFLGAALKKIGLRLRRFKTGTPARVLKSSIDFTGLEVQEGDEPVVPFSYDTLTPLKNRAVCHISWTNDSTKQVILENIGRSPMYSGKIEGVGPRYCPSFEDKIMRFPDKKRHQLFIEPCGMDTEEMYLQGMSSSLPEEVQIAFYRTIKGLEHVEIMRCAYAIEYDCVDPLQMEATLEFQEFPGLYGAGQFNGSSGYEEAAAQGLVAGINAALKVRGREPMILDRAGSYIGTLVDDLITKGVSDPYRMMTSRSEYRLVLRQDNADERLTPTGRKIGLISDERWERFQQKQKQKEQELLRAEKTVLPPSEALNQLLVSHETSPVITGVRLAELIRRPQLNYGILKEVDRDRPDLPAAVFENVEIEIKYEGYIKRQKADIAEMRRLEERRLPAKINYKEIVGLRTEAQEKLQKVMPASVGQASRISGVSPADISVLLIWLARGRGE
- the mnmE gene encoding tRNA uridine-5-carboxymethylaminomethyl(34) synthesis GTPase MnmE, coding for MKNENGYAPSAKTIAAVSTPQAPGGIGIVRLSGPRAKEIAGKVFTSRHGKTLKDVKGYTALYGRVHDGETDIDEAIALNFTAPASFTGEDVVELSCHGGLYIMRRVLKALFAAGAVPAGPGEFTRRAFLNGKIGLTEAESVMQIISAQGEQAAKAALAGHDGALEKKIIKIRGMLIEAAAHLSAWADYPEDDIPQVNPEKLQTTLLTVKSEIGHLLRQFDAGRAIREGVATVIAGRPNVGKSTLMNLLAGCERSIVTEYAGTTRDIVEDTVILGDVPLRLSDTAGIRLTDDPVEKIGVDRARGKLREAQLILAVFDSSQELNDEDRELISAIRESAAIAVINKSDLPAKIDVRYIKKYFQQIVYISALSGEGLQELKDAVAEVLRTSELNPADGILFTERQRAAARQAGDCVTEALTAVESGVTLDAVTVSIEGAVSALLELTGERATEAVVDSVFSHFCVGK